From the Neobacillus sp. PS3-34 genome, the window TCCTGGAGGTAAACTTTTATGCAATTGATTCGCGCAATTGAAGACCATGCACTAACGAACCCTGAAAAATTGGCTTTTGTTTCTCCTGGTAAACAGATCAACTATGGTGATTTGTGGAATCAATCAGAACAAATCGCGGCATTTTTTTTACAGGAATCCCTGAAGGAAGATTCTCCGATACTAGTTTACGGTCATATGGAACCAGAAATGCTTGTTTCCTTCCTGGCCGCTGTAAAGTCAGGACATCCTTATATTCCAATCGATACATCGATTCCTTTGGAGAGGATTGTCAAAATTATCGAGAGCTCGAAGGCAGAATTGCTGATCAATGTTTCAGGGCTCCCTCTACAGCTGGAACAAGCTATAATACAAGTTATGAATTTCAGTGATATTGAAAAATTGCTTACATCTGCTGAAAAGGCTGACCCATCTCATTGGGTAAAGGATGATGACAATTTTTATATCATATATACATCGGGCAGCACTGGAAACCCAAAAGGCGTGCAAATATCAGCCAATAATCTGCAAAGCTTTGTCGATTGGATGAGAAAAGACTTTCCAATTGATGGCGGACTGACTTTTCTTAATCAGGCTCCCTTTTCCTTTGATTTATCTGTAATGGACCTCTACCCTGCCCTTTCGAGCGGCGGAAGACTATTTGCGATAACGAAGGAGATGATCGCGAAGCCGAAGATTTTGTTTGATGCCTTTGTGAAATCCAACACACAGGTGTGGACATCTACTCCATCCTTTGCACAAATGTGCCTGATGGATCCCTCTTTTAATGAGGATTTATTGCCAGAATTAACCGTCTTTCTTTTTTGCGGGGAGATTCTTCCGGTATCCATTTCCAGGATGTTAAAAGAGAGATTTCCTAAAGCGAAAATTTTTAATACGTATGGCCCGACTGAAGCTACGGTTGCTATTACCTATGTAGAAGTAACGGATGAATTATTAGACAACCATCAAACCCTTCCTGTCGGTAAACCGAAGGATGATACGCGCATTTTGCTGATTGACGAAAGCAATCAAGAGGTTTCCGAAGGTGAGAAAGGCGAAATAATCATTGTGGGCCCTGGTGTGAGCAAAGGGTATCTTGGCCAGAAAGAGCTTACCGATAAGGCCTTCTTTCAATATAACGATGAATTTGCATATAGAACTGGCGATGCGGGATACTTGGAAAACGGACTTCTTTTTTATAAAGGCAGAATGGACTTCCAAATTAAATTGCATGGGTATCGCATGGAACTTGAAGAAATAGAATACCAAATCGCGAAATCTGAATATGTAAAGGCTGTTGTCATTGTTCCTTATACTCAAAAGGAGAAAATTGAGTATTTGACTGCGGCGATTGTGCCTGCAGACCATCAATTTGAAAAGGAATATCAGCTTACTGCTGCTATCAAAAAAGAACTTGCAGATACTTTGCCGGCTTACATGATTCCACGGAAGTTCACTTATCATGATGAACTCCCGATGACACCAAACGGCAAAGTAGATCGAAAACTAATTAAAGAAAAGGTATTGCTATGACACCATATGGCTCATTTACATTTTTTTTCATCCTAGCGATATTACTGGCACCTACAATCATTTTAGGGCTGATGGGAAAAAGATTTCATGCCTATAATATTTTCATTACCGTTGT encodes:
- the dltA gene encoding D-alanine--poly(phosphoribitol) ligase subunit DltA, with translation MQLIRAIEDHALTNPEKLAFVSPGKQINYGDLWNQSEQIAAFFLQESLKEDSPILVYGHMEPEMLVSFLAAVKSGHPYIPIDTSIPLERIVKIIESSKAELLINVSGLPLQLEQAIIQVMNFSDIEKLLTSAEKADPSHWVKDDDNFYIIYTSGSTGNPKGVQISANNLQSFVDWMRKDFPIDGGLTFLNQAPFSFDLSVMDLYPALSSGGRLFAITKEMIAKPKILFDAFVKSNTQVWTSTPSFAQMCLMDPSFNEDLLPELTVFLFCGEILPVSISRMLKERFPKAKIFNTYGPTEATVAITYVEVTDELLDNHQTLPVGKPKDDTRILLIDESNQEVSEGEKGEIIIVGPGVSKGYLGQKELTDKAFFQYNDEFAYRTGDAGYLENGLLFYKGRMDFQIKLHGYRMELEEIEYQIAKSEYVKAVVIVPYTQKEKIEYLTAAIVPADHQFEKEYQLTAAIKKELADTLPAYMIPRKFTYHDELPMTPNGKVDRKLIKEKVLL